A single Brevundimonas sp. SL130 DNA region contains:
- a CDS encoding TonB-dependent receptor domain-containing protein produces MNRLTLTLSGVLLATSALIAPGLAFAQTASPTAQTPAEQVDEQATEVGEIVVLGRYIPEPNRESSEVAAFLTSEDLERTGDSNAAAALTRVTGLSIVEGRFIYVRGLGERYSSALLNGSPLPSPEPLQRVVPLDLFPSSILDGVTVQKTYSPNFPGEFGGGVIDLHTIDAPNQPFFNMKLSLGGNTESTGKENLIYYGSRTDFTGFDDDTREVPGAIAMAFNQGKQINSANFTADQLQTMGQSLVNAPLRLLQREKTPIDGGVELAGGFSHETDIGTLGLIAVAGYDNSWRARSGVQEEGQFQGEVLVPVSTYDVDSNQNDIRLNLLGGLSLSNADHEVKWTNLYVRNTTKEARSVAGPDFDAGGSVIRNDYTEWFVRQLFSSQLAGEHQFMDGALEIDWRAAYAKTSRDAPYESRFQYGVNADGDYIHNVQGNLISFSELDDDIVSGGVDVAYTLPLSEAREAIISAGVATLDNNREASRHDLQFEAVNGLTDDQRMSRIDYLFSDYNINSSTLQLREIAGGNGASAYEAELQVNAAYAMVDAEIIPLVRTTVGVRFEDGQQSVTPRDVFGGTSTYEATEIEEQYWLPSLTATWNFAEDQQLRFGVSQTIGRPQFRELAPQAYTDPESDRIFIGNPYLVDTELLNLDARYEWYFARQQFITAGVFYKDMDKPVESVIVDVGNQRQQSYLNAPKATIMGAEVEVKKYFDFPDQGMSFIANKRWLVQANYTYSNSEVKVGAGDTVLTLGGAGSPEQASFFIQDGSRLQGQSDHVANLQLGWEDDTARSQATIIVNYVSDRITARGAGTGASREPDFIQEPGVFLDFVYRKDFTVMAHDMGFALELRNLLGTDFDEYQELGNKIRVNNYDLGQSASISLTARF; encoded by the coding sequence ATGAATAGACTTACTCTGACCCTGAGCGGGGTCCTTCTCGCCACCAGTGCGCTGATCGCGCCCGGCCTGGCGTTCGCCCAAACCGCATCACCGACGGCTCAGACCCCGGCCGAACAGGTCGACGAGCAGGCCACCGAGGTCGGCGAGATCGTCGTTCTGGGTCGCTATATTCCCGAACCCAATCGCGAAAGCTCCGAAGTCGCGGCCTTCCTGACGTCCGAGGACCTGGAGCGCACCGGCGACAGCAACGCCGCCGCCGCCCTGACCCGCGTCACCGGCCTGTCGATCGTCGAAGGGCGTTTCATCTATGTGCGCGGCCTGGGCGAGCGCTATTCCTCGGCCCTGCTGAACGGTTCGCCCCTGCCCAGCCCCGAGCCGCTGCAACGGGTCGTACCCCTGGACCTGTTCCCCTCCAGCATTCTGGACGGCGTGACGGTTCAGAAGACCTATTCGCCCAACTTCCCCGGCGAGTTCGGCGGCGGCGTCATCGACCTGCACACCATCGACGCTCCGAACCAGCCCTTCTTCAATATGAAGCTGTCGCTCGGCGGAAACACCGAGTCCACGGGCAAGGAAAACCTGATCTATTACGGGTCGCGCACCGACTTCACCGGTTTTGACGACGACACCCGCGAAGTCCCCGGCGCGATCGCTATGGCCTTCAATCAGGGTAAGCAGATCAACAGCGCCAACTTCACCGCCGACCAGCTCCAGACCATGGGCCAGTCGCTGGTCAACGCCCCGCTGCGCCTGCTGCAACGCGAAAAGACGCCGATCGACGGCGGTGTGGAACTGGCGGGCGGCTTCTCGCACGAAACGGATATCGGCACCCTGGGGCTGATCGCCGTCGCTGGCTACGACAACAGCTGGCGCGCCCGTAGCGGCGTCCAGGAAGAGGGCCAGTTCCAGGGCGAAGTCCTGGTGCCGGTTTCGACCTATGACGTCGACTCGAACCAGAACGACATCCGCCTGAACCTTCTCGGCGGCCTGTCGCTGTCGAACGCCGACCATGAGGTCAAGTGGACCAATCTGTACGTCCGCAACACGACCAAGGAAGCCCGTTCGGTCGCCGGTCCCGACTTCGACGCCGGCGGCAGCGTGATCCGCAACGACTATACCGAATGGTTCGTGCGCCAGCTGTTCAGCAGCCAACTGGCCGGCGAGCATCAGTTCATGGACGGGGCGCTGGAGATCGACTGGCGCGCGGCCTACGCCAAGACCTCGCGGGATGCGCCCTATGAGTCGCGCTTCCAGTACGGCGTCAACGCGGACGGCGACTACATCCACAACGTCCAGGGCAATCTGATCTCGTTCAGCGAACTGGACGACGACATCGTGTCCGGCGGCGTGGATGTGGCCTATACCCTGCCTCTGTCCGAGGCCCGCGAAGCCATCATCAGCGCCGGGGTCGCCACCCTGGACAACAATCGTGAAGCCAGCCGCCACGATCTGCAGTTCGAGGCCGTCAACGGCCTGACGGACGATCAGCGGATGTCGCGCATCGACTATCTGTTCTCGGATTACAACATCAACTCGAGCACCCTACAGCTGCGCGAAATCGCCGGCGGAAATGGCGCCAGCGCCTATGAGGCCGAGTTGCAGGTCAACGCCGCCTACGCCATGGTCGATGCGGAAATCATCCCGCTGGTCCGCACCACGGTCGGCGTCCGGTTCGAGGATGGTCAGCAGAGCGTCACGCCGCGCGACGTGTTCGGCGGAACCTCGACCTATGAGGCCACCGAGATCGAGGAGCAGTATTGGCTGCCCTCGCTGACGGCGACCTGGAACTTCGCCGAGGATCAGCAACTGCGTTTCGGCGTGTCGCAGACGATCGGCCGTCCGCAGTTCCGCGAACTGGCGCCCCAGGCCTATACGGACCCGGAAAGCGACCGCATCTTCATCGGCAACCCCTATCTGGTGGACACCGAACTGCTGAACCTGGATGCGCGGTACGAATGGTACTTCGCCCGCCAGCAGTTCATCACCGCCGGCGTCTTCTACAAGGACATGGACAAGCCGGTTGAGTCCGTCATCGTCGATGTGGGCAACCAGCGCCAGCAGTCGTATCTGAACGCGCCCAAGGCGACCATCATGGGCGCCGAGGTCGAGGTGAAGAAGTATTTCGACTTCCCCGACCAGGGCATGAGCTTCATCGCCAACAAGCGCTGGCTGGTGCAGGCCAACTACACCTACTCGAACTCCGAGGTTAAGGTGGGGGCGGGCGATACGGTCCTGACCCTGGGCGGTGCGGGCTCGCCCGAACAGGCGTCCTTCTTCATCCAGGACGGCAGCCGTCTGCAAGGCCAGTCGGACCATGTCGCCAACCTGCAACTGGGTTGGGAAGACGATACGGCCCGCTCGCAGGCGACGATCATCGTCAACTATGTCAGCGACCGGATCACCGCCCGCGGCGCCGGCACCGGCGCGAGCCGCGAGCCGGACTTCATCCAGGAGCCGGGCGTCTTCCTCGACTTCGTCTATCGCAAGGACTTCACCGTCATGGCCCACGACATGGGCTTCGCCCTGGAGCTGCGGAACCTGCTGGGGACGGACTTCGACGAGTACCAGGAGCTGGGCAACAAGATCCGGGTCAACAACTACGACCTGGGCCAGAGCGCCTCGATCAGCCTGACCGCCCGCTTCTGA
- the gspI gene encoding type II secretion system minor pseudopilin GspI: MIDEISLRAAKCSASRLGFTLIEMLVALAVFALAAMALLNLSGESTRSAVRVEARTLGGVVAENIAAEAMIAPSLPVGETAGEVEMAGRVWRWRRVVTGTEVPGMGRIDVRVSTDEGQVADRVLFRAAGS, encoded by the coding sequence ATGATTGATGAAATTTCTCTCCGAGCCGCGAAATGCTCTGCGTCGCGCCTTGGCTTCACCTTGATCGAAATGCTGGTGGCTCTGGCGGTCTTCGCCCTGGCGGCCATGGCCCTGCTGAACCTGTCGGGCGAAAGCACCCGGTCGGCGGTGCGTGTCGAGGCCCGCACCCTGGGCGGGGTGGTGGCCGAGAACATCGCCGCCGAGGCCATGATCGCGCCCAGCCTGCCGGTCGGGGAAACCGCCGGGGAGGTTGAGATGGCCGGTCGCGTTTGGCGCTGGCGTCGGGTCGTCACCGGAACAGAAGTCCCCGGCATGGGGCGGATCGACGTGCGGGTCTCCACCGACGAGGGCCAGGTGGCGGACCGCGTCCTGTTCCGGGCGGCCGGATCATGA
- the gspF gene encoding type II secretion system inner membrane protein GspF, which produces MAAFDYVAVDAAGRTVSGAVTAPDETAARGRLKKRRLMPLELTPARIAPRAEWTTGSGQGDRLNAKTLALTTRQLATLISVSPMEEALRTLALQADRPVVRRVLEGVHAGVMEGRRLSDAMALQGQAFPPLYRAMVSAGEQSGALQPILERLADGLERDQQVRGKVITAVVYPSVLAVVALGVIAILMTFVVPKVVDQFESMNQTLPLLTRLVIGVSDLMRNWGWLFLLLLAGLVVAGVFARRDPAIRLRIDQMMLRLPVVGRLTRDLHGARMARTLSTMIAAGLPVLEGLTITARTVSNMALRQATESMGEAVREGGGLSAAMRRADVFPPLLVYMTASGESSGRLEPMLERAADYLEREFATFTAVMLSLLEPAIIVVMGGVVAMIVLSILLPILQINTLAMG; this is translated from the coding sequence ATGGCGGCCTTCGACTATGTGGCCGTGGATGCGGCGGGCCGCACGGTGTCCGGCGCCGTGACGGCGCCGGACGAGACGGCGGCGCGAGGACGACTGAAGAAACGCCGGCTGATGCCGCTGGAGCTGACGCCGGCGCGGATCGCGCCGCGCGCGGAGTGGACGACCGGTTCCGGACAAGGCGACCGGCTGAACGCCAAAACCCTGGCCCTGACTACCCGCCAGTTGGCGACCCTGATTTCGGTCTCGCCGATGGAGGAGGCCCTGCGCACCCTGGCGCTTCAGGCCGACCGGCCGGTGGTGCGGCGTGTGCTGGAAGGGGTTCACGCCGGGGTTATGGAGGGGCGGCGCCTGTCGGACGCCATGGCCTTGCAGGGCCAGGCCTTTCCGCCGCTGTACCGGGCCATGGTCTCGGCTGGCGAACAGTCGGGCGCGCTGCAACCGATCCTGGAACGTCTGGCCGACGGGCTGGAGCGGGACCAGCAGGTGCGCGGCAAGGTGATCACCGCCGTGGTCTATCCCAGCGTCCTGGCCGTGGTGGCCCTGGGCGTGATCGCTATTCTGATGACCTTCGTCGTGCCCAAGGTGGTCGATCAGTTCGAAAGCATGAACCAGACCCTGCCGCTGCTGACGCGGCTGGTGATCGGGGTGTCGGATCTGATGCGGAACTGGGGCTGGCTGTTCCTGTTGCTGCTGGCCGGGCTGGTGGTCGCCGGTGTGTTCGCGCGGCGTGATCCGGCGATCCGGCTGCGGATCGACCAGATGATGCTGAGGCTGCCGGTCGTCGGCCGCCTGACTCGCGACCTGCACGGGGCGCGGATGGCGCGAACCCTGTCGACCATGATCGCCGCCGGCCTGCCGGTGCTGGAAGGCCTGACCATCACCGCCCGCACCGTGTCCAACATGGCCCTGCGTCAGGCCACGGAATCCATGGGCGAGGCGGTGCGCGAGGGCGGGGGGCTGTCGGCCGCCATGCGCCGTGCCGACGTGTTTCCCCCGCTGCTGGTCTATATGACCGCCTCGGGCGAGAGCAGCGGCCGGCTGGAGCCGATGCTGGAGCGCGCCGCCGACTATCTGGAGCGCGAGTTCGCCACCTTTACCGCCGTGATGCTGAGCCTGCTAGAGCCGGCCATTATCGTGGTCATGGGCGGGGTGGTCGCGATGATCGTCCTGTCGATCCTGCTGCCCATTCTTCAGATCAACACCCTGGCCATGGGGTGA
- a CDS encoding type II secretion system protein N: MRRLPLRRLVEGVLILLLLVQAGRLVWLFVAPSSKPSEVATAHPIPAVDLSILSRFDAFFRTGGQGALAGASGADASQMRLFGVRSGGIGGGSAIIGLADGRQVSVGVGEEVEPGLVLQGVGPDYVTLARGQSVSRLEFADAPVGAAPPPPPPSTPQVVGPPAAAPVSGQAAVVDPQRLMAQASLRPRIQGLGVNGFTVSSAGNASELRSAGLQSGDVILSVNGVALNTPQAIGALRGQLASAPSAEIQYERAGETRTTTIRTRP, from the coding sequence ATGCGTCGTCTGCCGCTGCGTCGCCTCGTCGAGGGCGTGCTGATCCTGTTGCTGCTGGTTCAGGCCGGGCGGTTGGTCTGGCTGTTCGTCGCTCCGTCGTCCAAGCCTTCCGAGGTCGCAACCGCGCACCCGATCCCTGCCGTCGATCTGAGCATTCTGTCGCGTTTCGACGCCTTCTTCCGCACGGGCGGGCAGGGCGCGCTGGCCGGCGCCTCGGGCGCGGACGCCAGCCAGATGCGGCTGTTCGGCGTTCGCTCGGGCGGGATTGGCGGCGGTTCCGCCATCATCGGTCTGGCGGACGGTCGCCAAGTTTCGGTCGGTGTCGGCGAAGAGGTCGAGCCTGGGCTGGTGCTACAAGGCGTCGGACCTGATTACGTCACCCTGGCGCGGGGCCAGTCCGTCAGCCGGCTGGAGTTCGCCGACGCGCCCGTTGGAGCCGCTCCGCCCCCTCCGCCGCCCTCGACGCCTCAAGTGGTGGGTCCGCCCGCCGCCGCTCCGGTCTCGGGGCAGGCCGCCGTCGTCGATCCGCAAAGACTGATGGCCCAGGCGTCGCTGCGGCCCCGTATCCAGGGGCTGGGCGTCAACGGCTTCACCGTCTCGTCGGCCGGCAACGCATCCGAGTTGCGCAGCGCGGGGCTTCAGTCGGGCGACGTCATCCTGTCCGTCAACGGCGTGGCCCTGAACACCCCCCAGGCCATCGGCGCCCTGCGCGGCCAGCTGGCCAGCGCTCCCTCGGCCGAAATCCAGTATGAGCGCGCGGGCGAGACGCGCACCACCACCATAAGGACGCGTCCATGA
- the gspD gene encoding type II secretion system secretin GspD: MTASLRHRLTRSSVGALAAVLAIQGPLAAAPVLAQEARQTLNVQGADIRAFIQDVARTTGRTFIVDPAVTGTVTVTSDRPLGRAQLFEVFLSTLRANGLVVTPTQSGAYRISPAQGAAQGPSTVGAERFSTEVFQLRNIDAASAAETIRPLVGAQGQVLANPGANSVVVADFSDNLARIRSLIARIDVDRSSYEVVALENASAREIAGVLQQVMAAPSGGGQGMVTVTAVESSNSIVLRGDGQALARVRGLIHDLDGRSRASQDVNVVFLEHANAEQLLPVLQQVVGQPVTASSSASQGLRTAPTGSTSGASSGLSRTATSLGSGDAAGGAIGSTTVTATGQRATIARFPGANALVIAGPADMQRTLADVIRRLDVRRQQVLIEAIVVELSDNAVRELGVQWLYGGENGVGLTNYTDNATPLVNIAGGAYSAQLDDDDPLKEQLQTLALNSLSGANGFVGGAAVDVGGGLFGFIINAAKTDKGSNLLQTPSIMTLDNEEATFLVGQEVPITTGQTLLDGNSNPFTTTDRKDIGVRLTVKPQINAGGSITLTLRQEVSAINGGLTSSSTDLVLDKRELQTTLVVDDGDIAVAGGLLDQNDIIQTDKIPGLGDIPGVGVLFRSNSRQRGRTNLMVFLRPTIIRTREEAQGLAADRWGYMRDQQQAVQPDREPSLDALVRDYMRTQAPAAPATGEPMVIAPTGVTAPVAPVEAAPLPPTGN; the protein is encoded by the coding sequence ATGACCGCCTCTCTGCGCCACCGCCTGACGCGTTCCAGCGTCGGCGCGCTCGCCGCCGTCCTCGCCATCCAGGGGCCGCTGGCCGCCGCGCCCGTCCTGGCCCAGGAGGCGCGCCAGACCCTGAACGTCCAGGGCGCCGACATCCGCGCCTTCATCCAGGACGTGGCCCGCACCACCGGCCGCACCTTCATCGTCGATCCGGCCGTGACCGGGACGGTGACGGTGACCAGCGACCGGCCGCTGGGTCGCGCCCAGCTGTTCGAGGTCTTCCTATCGACGCTGCGGGCCAACGGCCTGGTCGTGACCCCGACCCAATCCGGCGCCTATCGCATCAGTCCGGCCCAGGGCGCCGCCCAGGGGCCGTCCACCGTCGGGGCGGAGCGGTTCTCGACCGAGGTCTTCCAGCTGCGCAACATCGACGCCGCCTCGGCCGCCGAGACCATCCGGCCCCTGGTCGGGGCCCAGGGCCAGGTCCTGGCCAACCCCGGCGCCAACAGCGTGGTGGTGGCCGACTTTTCCGACAATCTGGCCCGCATCCGCTCGCTGATCGCCCGGATCGACGTGGACCGGTCCAGCTATGAGGTCGTGGCGCTGGAGAACGCCTCGGCGCGCGAGATCGCGGGGGTGCTGCAACAGGTGATGGCGGCGCCGAGCGGCGGCGGGCAGGGGATGGTCACGGTCACGGCGGTCGAGAGCTCGAACTCCATCGTCCTGCGCGGCGACGGTCAGGCCCTGGCGCGGGTGCGCGGCCTGATCCACGATCTGGACGGCCGGTCGCGCGCCAGCCAGGACGTCAATGTCGTCTTCCTGGAGCACGCCAACGCCGAGCAGTTGCTGCCGGTGCTGCAACAGGTGGTGGGTCAGCCGGTCACGGCATCGAGCAGCGCAAGCCAGGGCCTGCGCACCGCCCCGACCGGTTCGACCAGCGGCGCATCGAGCGGCCTGTCACGAACGGCAACCAGCCTGGGAAGCGGGGACGCTGCGGGCGGCGCCATCGGCTCGACCACTGTCACCGCCACCGGCCAACGCGCCACCATCGCCCGCTTCCCCGGCGCCAACGCCCTGGTCATCGCCGGTCCGGCCGATATGCAACGGACCCTGGCCGACGTGATCCGGCGGCTGGACGTGCGCCGCCAGCAGGTGCTGATCGAGGCCATTGTGGTCGAGTTGAGCGACAACGCCGTGCGCGAACTGGGCGTCCAGTGGCTGTACGGCGGCGAGAACGGCGTCGGCCTGACCAACTATACCGACAACGCCACCCCGCTGGTGAATATCGCCGGCGGCGCCTATTCGGCGCAACTGGACGATGACGACCCTCTCAAGGAACAGCTGCAAACCTTGGCCCTGAACAGTCTGTCGGGCGCCAATGGCTTTGTCGGCGGCGCCGCCGTGGACGTGGGCGGCGGCCTGTTCGGCTTCATCATCAATGCGGCCAAGACGGACAAGGGCTCCAACCTGCTCCAGACCCCGTCGATCATGACGCTGGACAACGAAGAGGCCACCTTCTTGGTGGGCCAGGAGGTGCCCATCACGACGGGCCAGACCCTGCTGGACGGCAATTCCAACCCCTTCACCACGACCGACCGCAAGGACATCGGCGTGCGGCTGACGGTCAAACCCCAGATCAACGCCGGCGGCTCGATCACCCTGACGCTGCGCCAGGAGGTTTCGGCCATCAACGGCGGCCTGACCAGCAGTTCGACCGACCTTGTGCTGGACAAACGCGAATTGCAGACCACCCTGGTGGTCGACGACGGCGACATCGCGGTGGCCGGCGGCCTGCTGGACCAGAACGACATTATCCAGACGGACAAGATCCCCGGCCTGGGCGACATCCCCGGTGTCGGCGTCCTGTTCCGCTCGAACAGCCGTCAGCGGGGGCGGACCAATCTGATGGTTTTCCTGCGCCCCACCATCATCCGCACGCGCGAAGAGGCGCAAGGTCTGGCGGCCGACCGCTGGGGTTATATGCGCGATCAGCAGCAGGCGGTGCAGCCGGATCGGGAGCCCAGCCTGGACGCCCTGGTGCGGGACTATATGCGGACCCAGGCGCCGGCCGCCCCGGCGACGGGCGAGCCGATGGTGATCGCCCCGACCGGCGTCACGGCGCCTGTGGCCCCGGTCGAGGCCGCGCCCCTGCCGCCGACCGGGAACTGA
- a CDS encoding GspH/FimT family pseudopilin, protein MTRTSATGRASRAQAARRRAANGSEKTRSGFTLVELMVTITVIGLAAGAVVLSMPDPRPAVGLEAEQFAARLSRAREEAILTNRPVAVEADASGYGFASFDGAAWTPLTGVFVARTWGEGVAAPAEPVRIVFDPTGIADPAQVRLTRDNQSRTVAVDGAGEVSIND, encoded by the coding sequence ATGACGCGGACCTCGGCAACTGGCAGGGCTAGCCGCGCTCAAGCAGCGCGCCGCCGCGCGGCGAACGGTAGCGAAAAAACAAGATCGGGTTTTACGCTTGTCGAGCTGATGGTCACCATCACGGTGATCGGATTGGCGGCCGGGGCGGTGGTGCTGTCGATGCCGGACCCCCGGCCGGCCGTGGGGCTGGAGGCGGAGCAGTTCGCCGCGCGGCTGTCGCGCGCGCGTGAAGAGGCGATCCTGACCAACCGCCCGGTGGCGGTGGAGGCGGACGCTTCGGGTTACGGATTCGCCAGCTTCGACGGCGCGGCCTGGACGCCTTTGACCGGTGTCTTCGTCGCCCGGACCTGGGGCGAAGGCGTCGCTGCGCCCGCTGAGCCAGTGCGCATCGTCTTTGATCCGACCGGGATCGCCGACCCGGCGCAGGTGCGCCTGACCCGTGACAACCAGTCCCGCACGGTGGCGGTCGACGGCGCGGGCGAGGTGTCGATCAATGATTGA
- the gspE gene encoding type II secretion system ATPase GspE codes for MITLVSPSLPYGFAKRHGVLLLDAGDVARVGLREGADPQGLIEARRVLGRPLAIEPLTQAAFDRQLSEIYAGDHLAAADGEDLDMPAGLDSLIDDIPAAADLLDTADDAPVIRLINGIIAEAVRTGASDIHLETYESALLVRMRIDGVLREALSLNPRIAPLLVSRIKVMARLDIAEKRVPQDGRIPLALGGKSLDVRVSTLPSRGGERVVMRILDKDQAGLTLDRLGMAPDALAAFRAALAEPNGIILVTGPTGSGKTTSLYAGLALLNDQTRNILTVEDPVEYAIDGVGQTQVNTKVGMTFAAGLRAILRQDPDVVMVGEIRDVETAGVAVQAALTGHLVLSTVHTNDAAGAVTRLRDMGVEPFLLASTLRLIVAQRLVRRLCDHCRTPETADQATAKLIGAKAGVRVWRPHGCAHCGHTGYVGRVGLYEVLKIDDRVRRLIAAEADEDAVVAAAFAGGGTLTERARALVLDGVTSVEEAVRVARQETATDPAEAA; via the coding sequence ATGATCACCCTGGTCAGCCCCAGCCTGCCCTATGGGTTCGCCAAACGGCATGGCGTCCTGCTGCTGGACGCCGGCGATGTGGCGCGGGTCGGCCTGCGCGAGGGCGCGGACCCCCAGGGGCTGATCGAGGCGCGGCGCGTGCTGGGCCGGCCGTTGGCGATAGAGCCGCTGACACAGGCCGCCTTCGACCGGCAGCTGTCGGAGATTTATGCGGGCGACCATCTGGCGGCGGCGGACGGCGAGGATCTGGACATGCCGGCGGGGCTGGACAGTCTGATCGACGACATCCCGGCGGCGGCCGATCTGCTGGACACGGCCGACGACGCCCCGGTGATCCGGCTGATCAACGGGATCATCGCCGAGGCGGTGCGGACCGGCGCGTCCGACATCCATCTGGAGACCTATGAGAGCGCGCTGCTGGTGCGGATGCGGATCGACGGGGTGCTGCGCGAGGCGCTAAGCCTGAACCCGCGCATCGCGCCCCTGCTGGTGTCGCGGATCAAGGTCATGGCGCGGCTGGACATCGCCGAGAAGCGGGTGCCGCAGGACGGGCGCATCCCCCTGGCCCTGGGCGGCAAGTCGCTGGACGTGCGGGTCTCGACCCTGCCGTCGCGTGGCGGCGAGCGGGTGGTGATGCGGATCCTGGACAAGGATCAGGCGGGCTTGACCCTGGACCGGCTGGGCATGGCGCCCGACGCCCTGGCCGCTTTCCGCGCCGCCCTGGCGGAGCCGAACGGCATCATCCTGGTCACCGGGCCTACGGGATCGGGCAAGACCACCAGCCTATATGCCGGCCTGGCCCTGCTGAACGACCAGACCCGCAATATTCTGACGGTCGAGGACCCGGTCGAATACGCCATCGACGGCGTCGGCCAGACCCAGGTCAACACCAAGGTCGGCATGACCTTCGCCGCGGGCCTGCGGGCCATCCTGCGCCAGGACCCGGACGTGGTCATGGTGGGGGAAATCCGCGACGTGGAGACGGCGGGGGTCGCGGTCCAGGCCGCCCTGACCGGCCACCTGGTCCTGTCCACCGTCCACACCAATGATGCGGCGGGGGCGGTGACGCGGCTGCGCGACATGGGGGTGGAGCCCTTCCTGCTGGCCTCGACCCTGAGGCTGATTGTGGCCCAGCGGCTGGTGCGCCGCCTGTGCGACCATTGCCGCACGCCGGAGACGGCCGACCAGGCGACGGCGAAACTGATCGGCGCCAAGGCCGGGGTGCGGGTCTGGCGTCCGCACGGCTGCGCCCATTGCGGCCATACCGGCTATGTCGGCCGGGTCGGCCTGTATGAGGTGCTGAAGATCGACGACCGGGTGCGCCGCCTGATCGCGGCCGAGGCGGACGAGGACGCCGTGGTCGCCGCCGCCTTCGCCGGGGGCGGAACCCTGACGGAACGCGCGCGCGCCCTGGTGCTGGACGGCGTCACCTCGGTCGAGGAGGCGGTGCGCGTCGCCCGCCAGGAGACCGCGACCGATCCGGCGGAGGCGGCCTGA
- the gspG gene encoding type II secretion system major pseudopilin GspG, whose amino-acid sequence MTSENQNKRRKRQGFTLVELMVVIVIIGLLATVVALNVLPSQDRAMVGKAKADISVLEQAIETYRLDNLNFPTDQQGLQALVAAPAGLAQPERYREGGYVRRLPEDPWGNPYRYRRQSTHGQQFDVFSLGADGKEGGEGNDADLGNWQG is encoded by the coding sequence ATGACCTCAGAAAACCAGAACAAGCGACGCAAACGCCAGGGTTTCACCCTCGTCGAGCTGATGGTGGTCATCGTCATCATCGGCCTGTTGGCGACCGTGGTGGCGCTGAACGTCCTGCCCAGCCAGGACCGGGCCATGGTCGGCAAGGCCAAGGCGGACATCTCGGTTCTGGAACAGGCGATCGAGACCTATCGCCTCGACAATCTGAACTTCCCGACTGACCAGCAGGGGCTTCAGGCCCTGGTCGCCGCGCCCGCCGGCCTGGCCCAGCCGGAACGCTATCGCGAGGGCGGCTATGTGCGCCGCCTGCCCGAAGACCCGTGGGGCAACCCCTACCGCTACCGTCGTCAGAGCACGCACGGCCAGCAGTTCGACGTCTTCTCCCTGGGAGCGGACGGCAAGGAAGGGGGCGAGGGCAATGACGCGGACCTCGGCAACTGGCAGGGCTAG